A segment of the Cohnella algarum genome:
CTCTCGGCCGCGCGATTGTCCGCGAACCGCAAGTGTTCCTGATGGACGAACCGCTTTCCAACTTGGACGCCAAGCTGCGTACGCAAATGCGGGCGAGCATCTCCAAACTGATGAAGCGTCTTGAGACGACTTGCATCTACGTAACCCACGACCAAACGGAAGCCATGACGATGGGCGACCGCATCGTCGTTATGAAAGACGGCTTCATTCAGCAAGCGGCTACTCCGGAAGAGCTGTACAACCATCCGATCAACCTGTTCGTCGCAGGCTTCATCGGCGCTCCGGCAATGAACTTCGTAACGGGCCAATTGACGGAAGAAGGCGGCGCCGTTCACTTCAAAGCAACGGGCATCAACGTCGAAATTCCGGAAGGCAGAGCGAAAGTGCTCCGCGGCAAAGGCTACATCGGCCGCGAAGTGATCCTGGGCTTCCGTCCGGAAGACATTCACGAAGAGCCGGTCTTCATCGAGGCTTCGCCGAAATCGATCGTTAACGCAAACATCGAAGTATGCGAAAACCTCGGTCACGAAACGCTCCTGTACTTGGCCGGTCTGGGCAAGGACAGCGTCATCGCTCGCGTCGACGGACGGACCACGCTGCAAGAAGGCCAAAACGTCAAGCTGGCGATCGACATGAACAAGGTTCATCTTTTCGACAAGGACAGCGAGCTCAACATTCTGGAAACGGAATAATAAGCTCTTACCCCCAAGCGCTCGGCCAATCGGCCGGGCGCTTTTATTGCGATCGGCAGGGATGGCGGACTTTCGACCCCGACTTCAAGCGGCGATTCGGAGCGAACGAACGTTGCTGGCGCTCGTTTTGCGAAGGAATGCTATAAACATTATAACGTTATGTTTAATTTTTCGTTCCGTTGTGTTATCCTTATCCTGAACAAAGGAGCTCCATATGAAAACCGGGCTGCGGAAAGTTGGGATGAGGGAAGTGAACGGTTCTTTCGTGCTGCAAAAAGTGAAGCTGCCGGACGAGCGGGAAATCGACGTCGTCATCCGGAACGGAATCGTGGCGGAAATCGTTCCGGGAGGGAAGGCGAAAGGGGAAGGCGGATTCGACGGCACGGGCCTGTACGTCTCGCCCGGGTGGATCGATCTGCACGTGCATGCGTTTCCGGAGTTCGAGCCGTACGGGGACGAAATCGACGAGATCGGCGTGAAGCAGGGGGTCACGACGATCGTGGACGCAGGCAGCTGCGGGGCCGACCGGATCGCGGAGCTCAGGAAGAGCGCGAAGGGGGCGAGAACGGGCGTATTCGCCTTTTTGAACGTTTCGCATATCGGGCTTGCGCGTGTCGACGAGCTTTCGCGGCTTGCGTGGATCGACGAGGAAAAGGCCGCCGCGGCGGTGCGGGAGAACGGCGATTTCATCGTCGGACTGAAAGCGCGAATGAGCGGCAGCGTCGTCAAGGACAACGGGATCGAGCCGCTGCGGCTGGCGCGCCGAATATCCGGGCGAACCGGGCTTCCGCTCATGGTCCATATCGGCTCGGCGCCTCCCGCGATCGAGGACATTCTTGCCCTGCTGCAAGAACGCGATATCGTCACCCATTATTTGAACGGGAAGCCGAACAATCTGTTCCGCCCCGACGGGACGCCGGTCGAAGGGCTCGCCGACGCGATCCGAAGGGGCGTCCATTTGGACGTCGGGCACGGCACGGCGAGCTTCTCGTTCCGGGCGGCCGAGCAGGCGCGTCGCTGCAGCATCGGGCTGGGGACGATCAGCACCGACATTTACCGCGGCAACCGGCTGGAAGGACCCGTATATGGGATGGCCAACGTGATGAGCAAGTTTCTGAGCCTCGGCTATTCGCTACGGGAAGTCGTGGACGCGGTGACCGTTCGCGCCGCCGCATGGCTGAACAAGCCGGAGCTGGGCCGGATCCGGGTCGGCGACAAGGCGAACCTGACCTTGTTCGAAGTGAAGAAAGGAAAGCGCGTGCTGGTCGATTCCGAAGGGGAGCGCCGATTGGCGGAAGCATATGTCGAAGCGAAAGGGGTAGTGATCGGTGGCAGCTACTATACTTGCTAAATACGGATTGAAGAGGGTCGTGAACGCGAGCGGCCGGATGAGCATTCTGGGCGTCTCGGCGCCGACCGATACGGTGATGGAAGCGATGAAGGAGGGCGGCCAAAACTACGTGGAAATGGCCGATTTGGTCGACAAGGCGGGCGATTACGTCGCCGAAATTCTCGGTTCGGAGGCGGCCGTCGTCGTCAATTCCGCCTCGAGCGGCATCGCGCTGACGGTGGCGGCCGTCGTGACCGAAGGCGATGTCCGCAAAAGCTTGCGCCTCCATCAGGATCCGCTGCCGAAAAACGAGATCATCCTGCTGAAAGGGCACAACGTGCAGTACGGCGCTCCGGTGGAAACGATGGTCTACCTGGGCGGAGGCCGCCTGATCGAGGTCGGCTACGCGAACGAAGGGCGCAAGGAGCACATCGAAGCGGCGATCTCGGAGCGCACCGCCGCCATTCTGTACGTGAAATCCCATCACTGCGTACAGAAAAACGTGATTTCCGCGGAGGAAGCGTGGGAAGTCGCCCAAAGCCGGGGCGTTCCCCTGATCGTGGATGCCGCCGCGGAAGAAGAGCTCCGCAAATACGTGACCTGCTCCGATCTCGCCATTTACAGCGGCTCCAAGGCGATCGAAGGGCCGACTTCCGGGCTCGTCGCCGGCAAGCGCAAATACGTCGACTGGGTGAAGGTCCAGCTGCACGGCATCGGACGCAGCATGAAGGTCGGCAAGGAATCGACGTTCGGCCTGCTGCAGGCGCTGGACGAATATATGCGCAAGGAAGACCGCAGCGAGCGGGAGAAGGAAGCGCTCAAGGCGCTGGACGCGTTGTCCGGGCTGCCCGGCGTGACGGTTTCGATCGTGCGGGACGAGGCGGGACGAGCGATTTATCGCGGGCGCGTTCGGGTGGACGCCCAAGCGGCGGGGGTGACCGCGAAGGAAGTGAACGACGCGCTGCGCGAGGGCGCCATTGCCGTTTACACAAGGGATTACGGAGTCCGGCAGGGGTACTTCGACATCGATCCCCGCTCGCTGCAGGGAGACGATATGGCGGTTATCGTAGCGAGAATAAACGAAATTATCGGAGGGTCGGCCCATGGCTGATTTGCAGAACCGTCTTTACCGAGGCCGCGCGGCGCTGAACGTGCTGGCCGGCAGCGTGCGAAACGCCAAAGAGGTGTTCGCGGCGGCCCGGGGCCATGTCCTCGTCGGCGTGCTGTCCAAACATTACCCGAATGCCGCGGAGGCGGTCGCCGGCATGAAGCGGTACGGGGAGGCGATCGAGGATGCCGTGTCGAT
Coding sequences within it:
- a CDS encoding ABC transporter ATP-binding protein, with the protein product MAGVRLEHVYKKYPGSDKASVTDFNLDIQDKEFLVLVGPSGCGKSTTLRMIAGLEEISEGKLYIGDRVVNDVAPKDRDIAMVFQSYALYPHMNVYQNMAFGLKLRKFRKDEIDRRVREAAKTLEIEHLLDRKPKALSGGQRQRVALGRAIVREPQVFLMDEPLSNLDAKLRTQMRASISKLMKRLETTCIYVTHDQTEAMTMGDRIVVMKDGFIQQAATPEELYNHPINLFVAGFIGAPAMNFVTGQLTEEGGAVHFKATGINVEIPEGRAKVLRGKGYIGREVILGFRPEDIHEEPVFIEASPKSIVNANIEVCENLGHETLLYLAGLGKDSVIARVDGRTTLQEGQNVKLAIDMNKVHLFDKDSELNILETE
- a CDS encoding DgaE family pyridoxal phosphate-dependent ammonia lyase — translated: MSILGVSAPTDTVMEAMKEGGQNYVEMADLVDKAGDYVAEILGSEAAVVVNSASSGIALTVAAVVTEGDVRKSLRLHQDPLPKNEIILLKGHNVQYGAPVETMVYLGGGRLIEVGYANEGRKEHIEAAISERTAAILYVKSHHCVQKNVISAEEAWEVAQSRGVPLIVDAAAEEELRKYVTCSDLAIYSGSKAIEGPTSGLVAGKRKYVDWVKVQLHGIGRSMKVGKESTFGLLQALDEYMRKEDRSEREKEALKALDALSGLPGVTVSIVRDEAGRAIYRGRVRVDAQAAGVTAKEVNDALREGAIAVYTRDYGVRQGYFDIDPRSLQGDDMAVIVARINEIIGGSAHG
- a CDS encoding amidohydrolase/deacetylase family metallohydrolase; the encoded protein is MNGSFVLQKVKLPDEREIDVVIRNGIVAEIVPGGKAKGEGGFDGTGLYVSPGWIDLHVHAFPEFEPYGDEIDEIGVKQGVTTIVDAGSCGADRIAELRKSAKGARTGVFAFLNVSHIGLARVDELSRLAWIDEEKAAAAVRENGDFIVGLKARMSGSVVKDNGIEPLRLARRISGRTGLPLMVHIGSAPPAIEDILALLQERDIVTHYLNGKPNNLFRPDGTPVEGLADAIRRGVHLDVGHGTASFSFRAAEQARRCSIGLGTISTDIYRGNRLEGPVYGMANVMSKFLSLGYSLREVVDAVTVRAAAWLNKPELGRIRVGDKANLTLFEVKKGKRVLVDSEGERRLAEAYVEAKGVVIGGSYYTC